From a region of the Mercurialis annua linkage group LG1-X, ddMerAnnu1.2, whole genome shotgun sequence genome:
- the LOC126666369 gene encoding protein SHORT ROOT IN SALT MEDIUM 1-like, whose protein sequence is MNYAYEATTIMSGQNGAQLHAAEEREEAPLIFQNGFHNKVGGPSEVHHNIFHADIRRSPEIYQNDYMSVLEIGSSFGIRGRTHSPEIEYSEEDEEDLEEDPEEDPEEDLEEDPEEDPEEALEEELEEDPQEEDFEEEELLDQ, encoded by the coding sequence catgtctgggcagaacggagctcagtTACATGCTGcagaagaacgggaggaagcgcctcttatatttcaaaatgggtttcaCAACAAAGTAGGTGGACCATCTGAAGTCCATCATAATATATTCCACGCAGATATTAGGAGGTCGCCAGAAATCTATCAGAATGACTATATGTCTGTATTAGAGATTGGTAGTTCTTTTGGAATCAGAGGTAGAACACACTCGCCAGAGATAGAGTATAGCGAAGAGGATGAGGAGGATCTTGAGGAAGATCcagaggaggatcctgaggaagatcttgaggaggatccagaggagGACCCTGAAGAGGCTCTGGaggaagaattagaagaagatcctcaagaGGAGGACTTTGAAGAAGAGGAGCTGTTAGATCAGTAA